A window of the Mus pahari chromosome 1, PAHARI_EIJ_v1.1, whole genome shotgun sequence genome harbors these coding sequences:
- the Ctu1 gene encoding cytoplasmic tRNA 2-thiolation protein 1, translating into MPAPTCFSCHKSRAALRRPRSGQALCGSCFCAAFEAEVLHTVLAGHLLPPGAVVAVGASGGKDSTVLAHVLRELAPRLGITLHLVAVDEGIGGYRDAALEAVRSQAARWELPLTIVAYEDLFGGWTMDAVARSTAGSGRSRSCCTFCGVLRRRALEEGARLVGATHIVTGHNADDMAETVLMNFLRGDAARLARGGVLGSTGEGCALPRCRPLQFASQKEVVLYAHFRHLRYFSEECVYAPEAFRGHARDLLKLLEAARPSAVLDLVHSAERLALAPAARPPPPGTCSRCGALASHKLCQACALLDGLNRGLPRLAIGKGRRVLQVEPPQPGNPSLVTSDSVAPPGPCTCKQPKDKANPCRNGGDRAGATCVSQCDLSPGNGGDQAGATRVSQCDLSPGNGGDRAGATCVSQCDLSPVME; encoded by the exons ATGCCCGCCCCGACGTGCTTCTCCTGTCACAAGTCCCGTGCTGCCCTCCGTCGCCCACGCTCTGGGCAGGCGCTGTGCGGCTCCTGCTTCTGTGCTGCCTTTGAGGCCGAGGTGCTACATACAGTGCTTGCCGGGCACCTGCTGCCGCCGGGCGCTGTAGTGGCCGTGGGTGCCTCTGGTGGCAAGGACTCCACAGTGCTGGCACACGTGCTGCGCGAGCTTGCGCCCCGCCTGGGCATCACCCTGCACCTGGTGGCCGTGGATGAGGGCATTGGCGGCTACCGGGACGCGGCGCTGGAGGCGGTGCGCAGTCAGGCGGCGCGCTGGGAGCTGCCGCTTACCATCGTGGCCTACGAAGATCTCTTCGGGGGCTGGACGATGGACGCCGTGGCCCGCAGCACCGCAGGCTCTGGCCGCAGTCGCTCCTGCTGCACCTTCTGCGGGGTGCTGCGGAGGCGCGCCCTGGAGGAGGGTGCACGCCTTGTGGGAGCTACACATATTGTGACAG GCCACAACGCTGACGACATGGCTGAGACGGTGCTCATGAACTTTCTGCGTGGTGACGCTGCGAGGTTGGCGAGGGGTGGGGTGCTGGGCTCCACGGGCGAGGGGTGCGCCCTTCCCCGGTGCCGGCCTCTGCAGTTTGCCTCGCAGAAGGAGGTGGTGCTGTATGCTCACTTCCGCCATCTCCGCTACTTCTCGGAGGAGTGCGTGTATGCCCCCGAGGCCTTCCGCGGCCACGCTCGGGACCTGCTTAAGCTCCTGGAGGCGGCCAGACCATCAGCCGTGCTGGACCTCGTGCACTCGGCAGAGCGCCTAGCTCTGGCTCCGGCAGCCAGGCCCCCTCCTCCAGGCACCTGCTCCCGCTGCGGAGCCCTGGCCAGCCACAAGCTCTGCCAGGCCTGTGCGCTCCTGGATGGCCTCAACCGAGGCCTGCCGCGCCTGGCCATCGGCAAGGGCCGCCGTGTGCTGCAAGTTGAGCCGCCACAACCTGGGAACCCGAGCCTAGTCACCAGTGACTCTGTGGCCCCACCAGGACCCTGCACCTGCAAGCAGCCGAAAGATAAAGCCAACCCATGCAGGAATGGAGGGGACCGGGCAGGAGCCACCTGTGTATCGCAGTGTGACCTGAGCCCTGGAAATGGAGGGGACCAGGCAGGAGCCACCCGTGTATCGCAATGTGACCTGAGCCCTGGGAATGGAGGGGACCGGGCAGGAGCCACCTGTGTATCGCAGTGTGACCTGAGCCCCGTGATGGAGTGA